The genomic window AACGCCAAAGCCGGGCTCCATACCCCACGCGCGCGCCTCCGAGGGCGACACGTGCCGCACCACCTCGCCCGTGACCTCCACGCGCCCCGCTCCACCCGGCCGGGGCAGCCCGAGCTGGACCTTGGAGAAGAGGGGCGGCAGCGACGCGGAGGTGCAGAGGAACGCGCCGCCGCGCGAGACGTCGGCCGCGATGAGCTTCATGGCCGGCGGCGGCGAGAGCACCTCGACCTCGAAGTTGGCCACCACCCGCGGCATCTCCGCGGCGGTCACCGGCGGCGGCGTGCGCAGCGGCGGCGGCGTGCGCAGCGGCAGCGGGGTCACGTGCAGCGGGGTGAGCCGCTGGGGCGTGGCGGTGACCGGCGGAGGGGGCGCCGACTTGCGAGCGACCACGGTGGCCGCGGCGTCGCGGAGCGCGTCGGCCACCTCGCGCGCGGTCTGGAAGCGCTCGTCGGGGTTCTTGGCCAGGCAGCGGAGGATGACGAACTCGTAGGCCTCGGGCAGCTCCGGGTTGAACTGCCGCGGGGGTTGCGGCGCCTTGTCGAGGTGCGCCGCGATGAGCCGGCCGATGCTCGTCTCCTGGAAGGGCAGCCGGCCCGCAGCCAGGCGATAGGCGATGCAGCCGAGCGAATAGACGTCGCTGCGCGCGTCCACGGGCTTGTTGTCGGCCTGCTCCGGCGACATGTACTCCGGCGTGCCCACCAGGACGCCGGTGGCCGTCTCGTTGCCAGCGCTGCTCTCGTCGCGGAGCTTGGCGATGCCGAAGTCCACCAGCTTCACGAAGTGCTCGCGCTGCCCGCGCTTGGTGATGAACACGTTCTCCGGCTTGAGATCGCGATGGATGATCGCGCGACCGTGCGCGGCGGCGAGCGCGTCGCAGAGCTGGAGGAGGATGTCGGTGGCCGTCTCGAGGTCGAGCTTCTTCTCCTTGAGGAGCTGCGCGAGCGTCTGGCCCTCGAGGGCCTCCATCACGATGTAGTAGCGGTTGGGCGGGAGCTGGTTGAGGTCGAAGATGCTGACGATGTTCTCGTGGCCGATGAGGTTGACCGCGCGGGCCTCGTCGTAGAACCGCCGCACCAGCTCGGGCCGCGCCGCGAGCATGGGGTGCAGCATCTTGATGGCCACCTTGCTGCCGATGCCCGGGTGCTCGCCCAGGAACACCGCGCCCATGCCGCCCTTGCCCAGCAGCTTCACCAGCCTGAAGGAGCCCACCATCTGCCCCACCATCTGCTCGGGCGCGACGACGGCCGAGTAGGCGTCATCCATGGGCGGCGGGGCCGCGGGCACGGGCGCAGCGGGCGGCGGCGACGGCGGGTTGGGCGCGGGCGCGGTGGGCGCGAACGGGCTTCCTGCCATGGAGTTCCCGGGCGACGGCGGCCGGGCCACGGTCGGCATGGCGGGCATGCCCGCCGTCGGCGGCGACGAAGGACCGGCCATGGTCTCCGAGAAACCACCAGGCTTCACGCGCGCAGGCGTGGGCAGGCGCGCGGCTGCGGACTCGATGGCCGCACCGATGCTGGGCGCCGGATTGGGCGCAGCGGGGACCATGATCGGCGGCGCGGCGGTCGGAGGCGTGACCTGCGGCGGTGCAGCGGTGGGGGGCTTGCTTGCCGTCCCTGGAAGGCCCTGGGTTGCGGGCGCGGCGGGCCGCACCATGGTCTCGCTCCCCACCGGTGGGCAGAGCTGATCGGGCGCATGCGCCAGCCCACAGATCGGGCATGGAGGGAACGCAGACATCTGAGCCAGGCAGTGTAACGGACAAACCGCGATTCGTCCCCAGGTCCGAATGGGCTCAGCGTCGCGACTTTGGGCGGGTGGCTGGCCCGAGGCTTTGCTAACGTCGCTGGCCGTGGAAACCGCCCTGGCCGCTCCGAACGCCCGCCGCGAGATCAAGCACGAGTTCGGCCCCGGGCTGCGCTGGGTCTGCCGGCATTACTTCGATGCGGTGAAGGTGGGGCCGGAGGTCGAGGCCGGGCTGCAGGCTGCCGCGCGCCAGGGCCACGTGGTCCACGTGATGCGCTCGACGGGCCGCATCCGCTTCGTGTTCCTGGCCTACCTGTTGGCGAAGCTCGGGCTGCCGCCGCTGCGCGCGTGCGTGGGCCTGGCGCGGCTCTTCTTCAAGCCCTGGCGTCGGCTCATCGGCGGGGAGGCGGGCGCGGCAGTCGTCCAGGCGCTGGAGCGAAATGGCTCGGCGCTGGTGTTCTTGAAGCGCGCGGTGCTCGGCAGTCGGCGCGGCGCGGCGCTGCCCGATCCGTTTCCGGCGCTCGTGGCCCAGGCGCGCAAGAGCGAGAAGCCCATCCTGCTCCTGCCCGAGCTGCTCGTTTGGGAGCGCCGGCCGGGACACGTGCGGCCGAGCCTGACCGACACGCTCTTCGGCTCGCCCGACGCGCCCAGCGGCCTGGCGCAGTTGATGGCGTTCCTGCGCAACTACCGGCGCGCGTACGTGCGGCTCGGCGAGCCCATCAACCTCACGCAGTTCGTGAAGGACAACGCCAGCGAGCCCGACGCCGTGCTGGCGCGCAAGGTCCGTGGCGCGCTCTCGCAGCACCTGGAGCGGCAGAACCGCGCGGTCGTGGGGCCGCGGCTCAAGGATCCCGCGCGCGTGCGCGAGGAGATCCTGCGCGATCGCGCGTTCCACAAGACGCTCGAGCAGACCGCCGAGGAAGCCAAGCGGCCGCTGGCGAGCGTGGAGTCGGAGGCGAACAAGGACATCCGCGAGATCGAGTCGCGGCCGAACCCCACGTTCATCGCTTTCATCCGGCCGTTCATGGCCTGGATCTTCAACCGCATCTACGACGGCGTGGAGATCGACGACGCCGGCCTGCAGCGCGCCATGAGCGCCGGCCTCAAGGGCCCGCTCGTGTTCTGCCCCAGCCACAAGAGCCACATCGACTACCTGCTCATCGCCTGGGCGTTCGCCGAGCGCGGCATGGCCCCGCCGCTCGCTGCCGCCGGCGCGAACCTGAGCTTCTTCCCGCTCGGGCCGCTGTTCCGCATGGGCGGCGCGTTCTTCCTGCGCCGAACCTTCAAGGGCGACAAGGTCTACACCGCGGCCTTCCGCGCGTACGTGAAGAAGCTGCTCAAGGAAGGCTACTCGCAGGAGTTCTACATCGAGGGCGGCCGCAGCCGGACGGGCAAGCTGCTCGGCCCGAAGACAGGCCTCTTGAGCTTCGAGGTCGACGCGTTCCTCGAGGGCGCGCGCGACGACGTGTTCTTCGTGCCGGTGTCGATCGACTACGAGAAGATCGTCGAGAGCGCCTCGTACAAGCACGAGCTCTCCGGCGGCGAGAAGCACAAGGAGGACGTCCGAGGGCTGCTCTCGACGCCCAAGGTGCTCGCCGCGAACTACGGCAGGATCTACTTGGGCTTCGAAGAGCCCATCAGCCTCAAGACCTTCCTCGATCAGCGCAAGTCGCAGTGGGGCGACGACTGGGACAAGCGCAAGACCGTGGCCGCCCTCGCCCACCGCATCGTTTGGGGCATCTCGCGCGCGTCGACGGTCACGCCCAGCGCGCTGCTGGCGACGGTGCTGCTCTCGCATCGGCAGCGCGGGGTCTCGGCGCACGCGGTGAGCGAGCGCGTCCACTTCCTGCGCGAGCTGGTGAAGGAGTCGGGCGCGCGGCTCTCGGACGTCCTCGACGCCGACGCCCCGAGCGATCCCACGGTGCTCGGCCCGGTGAACGAGTCGATGCAGCTCTTCGAAGACGACGGGATGGTCAGCCACCAGCAGGCCTCGGGCGAGACCATCTACCGCGTGGTCGACGAGCGGCGGCTGGAGCTGGTGTTCTACAAGAACAACCTCATGCACCTGGTGGCGCCGCGCGGAATCGTGGCCATGGCGCTGCGCAGCTTCAAGAACGAGCCCGCGCCCATGGCCGAGCTGCGCGAGCGCGCGCGGTTCCTGTCGCGCCTGTTCAAGCTCGAGTTCGTGTTCCGCGTGGGGCAGAGCTTCGAGGCCATCTTCGACGAGAACCTCGCCTGGCTGCTCGAGCGCGGGCTGGTGCTCAAGAAGGACGAGGCCGTGAGCGCCGCGCCCGAGGCCCACGCGGCGGAGATCCTGGGCCTGCTCTCGGAGGCGCTGCGCGACTTCGCGGAGAGCTACCTGCTGGCGGCCAAGACGCTGCACCTGCTCAAGGGCGGCCCCCGCGACAAGAAGGGGCTGGTGCGCGAGATGCTCGAGCGCGGCCGCGCGGGCTTCCTCGAGGGCCAGCTCCAGTGTGCCGAGGCCGTGAGCCGGCCGAACCTTGAAAACGCGCTGGAGCTCTTCTCCGAGCTGCAGCTGGTGACCGCGGAAAAAGGCGGGCTCGCGCTGACCGCCGAGGGACAGAAGGCCATCGCTGAGCGCTCGCTCGAGCGCGACATCGAGCGGTTCTTGTAGCTCGCTCAGCGCTCCGCGCGCGCGTGCGCCCAGCGCACCCGACCGATTTCCAGCTTCGGCAGCCGCGCGTGCAGCGCGTCAGCGAGGACGATCGCCGTCACGGTGAGCACCGGGCCGCACACCACGTCGATCGCGTAGTGGAACCGGCACGCGAGCGTGGCCACGATGAGCCCCGTTCCCGGCACGAGCATCGCCCAGAAGAGCCGCGGCACCAGCCGCCGCGACTCGTAGAGGCAGTAGAGCGTCAGCGCGGTGTGCCCCGAGGGGAAGCAGTCGCGGAAGAAGGGCGCGCCCCGGAACATCTCGTTCAGCCAGAGCCCCATCGGCGTGGCCGCCACGGGTCCGTCGACCTGATCGATGAGGAAGAACCGTGGCCCGATGGCCGGCACCAGCACGTAGCCCAGGTAGCTGCCCAGCATCACCAGCACGTAGCCGAGGATGAACCGATCGCAGTCGCGCGCGCCCGCCTCGTGCCGCGCGAAGAGCACCAGCCCAATCGCCACCGGCCAGATGTAGTAGCTCGTGTAGAAGAGGAACAGCACGCTCAGCGCCGCGGGCGGCAGGTGCCGCTCCAGCCAGAAACCGGGCGCGAACCCGAAGATCCGCTGATCCAGCGCCGCCAGCCGCGGATCGGCCAGGTGTGGATTCAGCAAATCGACGAGTGGATCGAGCTTCGAGTACATCACGATGATGCCCACCGCCGGCGGCACGATCGTGGCCAGGAACCGCGTGGGCTCGGTGGGCCATCGGCGGTGGATGAGCCGGCCAACCCAGGGCATCGCCGCGACCACGAGGAACGTCGTGGCCGCGCCGTTCCAGCCCGTGACGTGCCGGCCGAGGCCGATCAGGATGATCGCCGCGAGCGTCGAAGCGCCCGACACGACGACATCCTGCGCGCGGATCGACAACGGCTTCGATCGCACCTCGCGAACGGTTTGCGCGTGCATGTCGAGGGCCCGCCTCACGCGCAACCCCCGATTTCGCCGAGTTTTGGAATGCGCGCGTTCATGGGCACACAACCGCTTCAAGGTTGGTCCCGGGCGCGTCAAAGCGCAACCTGGCATGCCCATCGCGACCACGGTTTGACAGGTCTGTGGATTTCTGGCCTAACCCGCCCCGCAACGTCCTGGGATGCGCGGTTTTTGTTGGTACCTGCGCGCTGCGTACTTATCTTGCAGCGCCTGGTGGGCAGCCCGGTTCCCTTGGAGGGGAGATGGACGTCTTTGACAAGGCATTTGCTTGGCGCGACTTGAAGATCGCCAAGGCCACCGGCTTCTACCCCTACTTCAAGAGCATCTCCGACAGCGACGCCACGGAGGTCGTCATCGACGGCCGCCGGGCGATCATGATCGGCTCGAACAACTACCTCGGCCTGACGCGGCACCCGAAGGTCATCGCCGCGGCGCACGAGGCCATCGACAAGTACGGCACCAGCTGCTCCGGCTCGCGCTTGCTCAACGGCACCCTGGAGCTGCACCACGAGCTGGAGCGTCGCTTCGCCAAGTTCCTCGGCAAGGAAGCGGCGATCTGCGTGACCACGGGCTTCACCACGAACCTCGCGGTGCTCTCCGCCCTGCTCGGCCGCGGCGACGTGGTGTTCAGCGATCGCCAGAACCACGCCTCGCTCGTCGACGGCATCCGCCTCAGCTACGCAGACGAGAAGCGCTTCCGCCACAACGACATGGCGCAGCTCGAGAAGCTGCTCCGCGAGACCGATGAGAAGCACGGCAAGCTCATCGTCACCGACGGCGTCTTCTCGATGGAAGGCGACCTGGCCGACTTGAAGGGCATCACCGCGCTGGCCAAGCAGTACGGCGCGCGCGTGGCGGTGGACGACGCGCACGGCCTCGGCGTCATGGGCGCGCACGGCCGCGGCACCGCCGAGCACTTCGGCGTCGAGGACGACGTCGACCTGGTGCTGGGCACGTTCTCCAAGTCGTTCGCGAGCCTGGGCGGCGTCTGCGCCGGGCCGCAGCAGGCCATCGACTGGATCCGCCACAAGGCCCGCCCGTTCATCTTCCAGGCCGCCATGACGCCGTCGGCTGCTGCTGCGTGCATGGCTGCGCTCGACGTGATCGAGAACGAGCCCGAGCGCCGCGAGCGCCTCTGGCAGATCACCGAGAAGATGCAGCGCGGCTTCAAGAGCATGGGCTTCGACACCGGCGTGTCCGTGACGCCCGTCGTTCCTCTGCTCATCGGCGAGCAGCTGCGCACGTTCAAGTTCTGGAAGGCGCTCTTCGAGGCCGGCGTGTTCTGCAACCCGGTGATTCCGCCAGCTGTCGCTGCGAACCAGTGCCTGCTGCGCACCAGCTACATGGCCACCCACACCGACGACCAGCTCGATCGCGTGCTCGACATCACCGAGCAGATTGGCAAGAAGCTCGGCGTGATCCCCTCGGTGCGGCCGCACACGGCGGTCACGGTCAAAGTCGCGTCGCCGGGCCACGACCAGTTCCTCGCGAGCGCCGAGCGCTCGGAGGCGCCGGTCTCCCTCTGGTCCAACGGCAACGTCCGCGACGAGCGCCCGCTGCACAAGCGCCTCGGCGACGTGGTCGAGCGCTTCACCTGGACGGCCATCAACACCGATCCGTCGGACATGGTGAAGGTGACGGCGCTGCCCAAGAAGCTCTGGGATCGCCGCGCTCAGCTGCCGCAGCTGGTGATGGAAAAGGGCGTGAGCCTGGTGATGCGTCAGAAGGATGCTTAAACGCTTCTTGCGGAACGACGGGCCGATTCGGTAGGACGCGCGCTGGACGTGGAGAGGGTCATGGCCGTTCCCTTGCGACGGATGGAAGTGGTGGAGCCCGCGGTGCTGCCCGTGGACGTGGCGCCGGTGCGCTCGGC from Deltaproteobacteria bacterium includes these protein-coding regions:
- a CDS encoding protein kinase; this translates as MVRPAAPATQGLPGTASKPPTAAPPQVTPPTAAPPIMVPAAPNPAPSIGAAIESAAARLPTPARVKPGGFSETMAGPSSPPTAGMPAMPTVARPPSPGNSMAGSPFAPTAPAPNPPSPPPAAPVPAAPPPMDDAYSAVVAPEQMVGQMVGSFRLVKLLGKGGMGAVFLGEHPGIGSKVAIKMLHPMLAARPELVRRFYDEARAVNLIGHENIVSIFDLNQLPPNRYYIVMEALEGQTLAQLLKEKKLDLETATDILLQLCDALAAAHGRAIIHRDLKPENVFITKRGQREHFVKLVDFGIAKLRDESSAGNETATGVLVGTPEYMSPEQADNKPVDARSDVYSLGCIAYRLAAGRLPFQETSIGRLIAAHLDKAPQPPRQFNPELPEAYEFVILRCLAKNPDERFQTAREVADALRDAAATVVARKSAPPPPVTATPQRLTPLHVTPLPLRTPPPLRTPPPVTAAEMPRVVANFEVEVLSPPPAMKLIAADVSRGGAFLCTSASLPPLFSKVQLGLPRPGGAGRVEVTGEVVRHVSPSEARAWGMEPGFGVQFVALSADQRKALTEITTAKPAALPNPSVPPPSTSAPTDPEVARMLNYLSERFNANHYDILGLPADVEFKGIGPAAKALDDRIKRALSKAEAHHKPPLEAGITRVRAALETLGTLARKVEYDAHRGNFRGVARCIEAGLPITDLSQRHKSFLAQRPGIEERSQQMLGRIKIARNRDNYPAALRECEAALTQDPMNPELQRAWMEVNKHLNPPPSKS
- a CDS encoding 1-acyl-sn-glycerol-3-phosphate acyltransferase; translated protein: METALAAPNARREIKHEFGPGLRWVCRHYFDAVKVGPEVEAGLQAAARQGHVVHVMRSTGRIRFVFLAYLLAKLGLPPLRACVGLARLFFKPWRRLIGGEAGAAVVQALERNGSALVFLKRAVLGSRRGAALPDPFPALVAQARKSEKPILLLPELLVWERRPGHVRPSLTDTLFGSPDAPSGLAQLMAFLRNYRRAYVRLGEPINLTQFVKDNASEPDAVLARKVRGALSQHLERQNRAVVGPRLKDPARVREEILRDRAFHKTLEQTAEEAKRPLASVESEANKDIREIESRPNPTFIAFIRPFMAWIFNRIYDGVEIDDAGLQRAMSAGLKGPLVFCPSHKSHIDYLLIAWAFAERGMAPPLAAAGANLSFFPLGPLFRMGGAFFLRRTFKGDKVYTAAFRAYVKKLLKEGYSQEFYIEGGRSRTGKLLGPKTGLLSFEVDAFLEGARDDVFFVPVSIDYEKIVESASYKHELSGGEKHKEDVRGLLSTPKVLAANYGRIYLGFEEPISLKTFLDQRKSQWGDDWDKRKTVAALAHRIVWGISRASTVTPSALLATVLLSHRQRGVSAHAVSERVHFLRELVKESGARLSDVLDADAPSDPTVLGPVNESMQLFEDDGMVSHQQASGETIYRVVDERRLELVFYKNNLMHLVAPRGIVAMALRSFKNEPAPMAELRERARFLSRLFKLEFVFRVGQSFEAIFDENLAWLLERGLVLKKDEAVSAAPEAHAAEILGLLSEALRDFAESYLLAAKTLHLLKGGPRDKKGLVREMLERGRAGFLEGQLQCAEAVSRPNLENALELFSELQLVTAEKGGLALTAEGQKAIAERSLERDIERFL
- a CDS encoding phosphatase PAP2 family protein — translated: MSGASTLAAIILIGLGRHVTGWNGAATTFLVVAAMPWVGRLIHRRWPTEPTRFLATIVPPAVGIIVMYSKLDPLVDLLNPHLADPRLAALDQRIFGFAPGFWLERHLPPAALSVLFLFYTSYYIWPVAIGLVLFARHEAGARDCDRFILGYVLVMLGSYLGYVLVPAIGPRFFLIDQVDGPVAATPMGLWLNEMFRGAPFFRDCFPSGHTALTLYCLYESRRLVPRLFWAMLVPGTGLIVATLACRFHYAIDVVCGPVLTVTAIVLADALHARLPKLEIGRVRWAHARAER
- a CDS encoding pyridoxal phosphate-dependent aminotransferase family protein encodes the protein MDVFDKAFAWRDLKIAKATGFYPYFKSISDSDATEVVIDGRRAIMIGSNNYLGLTRHPKVIAAAHEAIDKYGTSCSGSRLLNGTLELHHELERRFAKFLGKEAAICVTTGFTTNLAVLSALLGRGDVVFSDRQNHASLVDGIRLSYADEKRFRHNDMAQLEKLLRETDEKHGKLIVTDGVFSMEGDLADLKGITALAKQYGARVAVDDAHGLGVMGAHGRGTAEHFGVEDDVDLVLGTFSKSFASLGGVCAGPQQAIDWIRHKARPFIFQAAMTPSAAAACMAALDVIENEPERRERLWQITEKMQRGFKSMGFDTGVSVTPVVPLLIGEQLRTFKFWKALFEAGVFCNPVIPPAVAANQCLLRTSYMATHTDDQLDRVLDITEQIGKKLGVIPSVRPHTAVTVKVASPGHDQFLASAERSEAPVSLWSNGNVRDERPLHKRLGDVVERFTWTAINTDPSDMVKVTALPKKLWDRRAQLPQLVMEKGVSLVMRQKDA